The following proteins are co-located in the Noviherbaspirillum sp. UKPF54 genome:
- a CDS encoding nucleotide pyrophosphohydrolase: protein MSDLNTLRDLLVRFRDERNWKQFHTLKNLIISLNLEAAELLELTQWKSDAELAALQSDEGFRQQLREECADVLHYLLLIAEDNGFDLIAAAQEKIRKNAQRYPVEQSYGSAKKYTELKQRARDGQD from the coding sequence ATGTCCGACCTCAACACGCTCAGGGACTTGCTGGTCCGGTTCCGCGACGAGCGGAACTGGAAGCAGTTCCACACGCTGAAAAACCTCATCATTTCCCTCAACCTGGAAGCCGCCGAGCTGCTGGAGCTGACGCAGTGGAAGAGCGACGCCGAGCTGGCCGCATTGCAGTCGGACGAGGGATTCCGGCAGCAGCTGCGGGAGGAATGCGCCGACGTGCTGCATTACCTGCTGCTGATCGCGGAAGACAATGGCTTCGACCTGATCGCGGCAGCGCAGGAAAAAATCCGCAAGAACGCGCAGCGCTATCCGGTCGAGCAGTCATACGGCTCGGCGAAAAAATACACCGAACTCAAGCAGCGGGCGCGCGACGGGCAAGACTGA
- a CDS encoding RtcB family protein: protein MKHEQYDVLAVAGGRPVKMWTRGVPVEEEAKRQLANTAQMPFIYKHIAAMPDVHLGKGSTIGSVIPTVGAIIPAAVGVDIGCGMMAARTTLTAKDLPDNLGKLRGAIERAIPHGLSKVRGRKGHDVGSWDTPPRSVDAAWAQLKEEFDAICAKTPKLRNTNNYRHLGTLGTGNHFVEICLDEAGFVWLMLHSGSRGVGNAIGSHFIELARQDMRAHQVNLPDQDLAYLSEGTKHYDDYVQAVGWAQKFARMNREVMMQNLVAAVRSVIVKPFDAHVEAVNCHHNYVQKETHFGREVLVTRKGAVSARAGELGIIPGSMGAKSYIVRGKGNPESFHSCSHGAGRTMSRSEAKRRYTVDDQVRATQGVECRKDAGVIDEIPMAYKDIDAVMQAQQDLVEVVHTLKQVVCVKG from the coding sequence ATGAAGCACGAGCAATACGATGTGCTGGCCGTCGCCGGGGGACGACCGGTCAAGATGTGGACCCGCGGGGTGCCGGTGGAAGAGGAAGCGAAACGCCAGCTGGCCAATACCGCGCAGATGCCCTTCATTTACAAGCACATCGCGGCGATGCCGGACGTGCATCTCGGCAAGGGCTCGACCATCGGCAGCGTGATCCCGACCGTCGGCGCCATCATTCCGGCCGCCGTCGGCGTCGACATCGGCTGCGGCATGATGGCGGCCAGGACCACGCTGACGGCCAAGGATCTGCCGGACAACCTCGGCAAGCTGCGCGGCGCGATCGAGCGCGCGATCCCGCACGGGCTGTCGAAGGTGCGCGGACGCAAGGGCCACGACGTGGGTTCGTGGGATACGCCGCCGCGCTCGGTGGACGCCGCCTGGGCGCAGCTGAAGGAGGAATTCGACGCCATCTGCGCCAAGACGCCGAAGCTGAGAAACACCAACAACTATCGCCATCTCGGCACGCTCGGCACCGGCAACCATTTCGTGGAGATCTGCCTGGACGAGGCCGGCTTCGTGTGGCTGATGCTGCATTCCGGCTCGCGCGGCGTGGGCAACGCGATCGGCTCGCACTTCATCGAGCTGGCCAGGCAGGACATGCGCGCGCACCAGGTCAATCTGCCGGACCAGGACCTCGCCTACCTGTCCGAAGGAACGAAGCACTACGACGACTACGTGCAGGCGGTCGGCTGGGCGCAGAAGTTCGCGCGCATGAACCGCGAGGTGATGATGCAGAACCTGGTGGCGGCGGTGCGCAGCGTGATCGTAAAACCGTTCGACGCACATGTGGAGGCGGTCAATTGCCACCACAACTACGTGCAGAAGGAGACGCACTTCGGCCGCGAAGTGCTCGTCACGCGCAAGGGCGCGGTGTCGGCGCGCGCCGGGGAGCTGGGCATCATTCCCGGCTCGATGGGCGCGAAAAGCTACATCGTGCGCGGCAAGGGCAACCCGGAAAGCTTCCACAGCTGCAGCCACGGCGCCGGCCGTACCATGAGCCGCAGCGAAGCGAAGCGGCGCTACACGGTCGACGACCAGGTCCGGGCCACGCAGGGTGTCGAATGCCGCAAGGACGCCGGCGTGATCGATGAAATCCCGATGGCGTACAAGGATATCGATGCGGTGATGCAGGCACAGCAAGACCTGGTGGAAGTGGTGCATACCCTCAAGCAGGTGGTGTGCGTCAAAGGATAA
- a CDS encoding chromate transporter, with translation MDEAHNASRYTLWQMVLYMLRLGALGFGGPVALVGYMHRDLVEDRKWISDSDYKEGLALAQMAPGPLAAQLGIYLGYVHYRILGATLAGIAFVLPSFLMVVALGWAYVRFGGLSWMQAVFYGVGAAVIGIIAMSAKKLTDKSIKKDKLLWAIYLLLVVVTVVTESEVAWLFIASGVLVWFLRAPPKWFAGSSLNAAALAHVPLAAGMLGTTGAPLLAKIALFFGKAGAFVFGSGLAIVPFLYGGVVQEHHWLNDKQFVDAVAVAMITPGPVVITVGFIGFLIAGFAGAVVAALATFIPCYLFTIIPAPYFKKYGKLPGVVAFVDGITAAAIGAITGSVIVLARRSMVDIPTVVIALATAALLWRFKKLQEPVVIAAAAFAGLVLYPLMHS, from the coding sequence ATGGACGAGGCACACAACGCATCAAGGTATACGCTCTGGCAAATGGTGCTGTACATGCTGCGCCTGGGCGCGCTCGGATTCGGCGGGCCGGTCGCGCTGGTGGGCTACATGCACCGCGACCTGGTGGAAGACCGCAAATGGATTTCCGACAGCGATTACAAGGAAGGGCTGGCACTGGCGCAAATGGCGCCCGGCCCCCTGGCCGCCCAGCTCGGCATTTACCTCGGGTATGTGCACTACCGCATTCTCGGTGCGACGCTTGCCGGGATTGCCTTCGTCCTGCCGTCGTTTCTCATGGTAGTGGCACTTGGCTGGGCCTATGTCCGCTTTGGCGGCTTGTCCTGGATGCAGGCGGTTTTCTATGGCGTGGGAGCGGCCGTCATCGGCATCATTGCGATGAGCGCGAAGAAGCTCACCGATAAAAGCATCAAGAAGGACAAGCTGCTTTGGGCCATTTACCTGCTGCTCGTCGTCGTGACCGTCGTCACGGAATCAGAAGTCGCATGGTTATTTATTGCGTCCGGCGTGCTGGTGTGGTTCCTGCGGGCTCCGCCGAAATGGTTTGCCGGGAGCAGCCTGAACGCGGCAGCTCTTGCACACGTTCCATTAGCCGCCGGAATGCTTGGCACGACGGGAGCGCCGTTGCTCGCCAAAATCGCGCTGTTCTTCGGCAAAGCCGGCGCGTTCGTCTTTGGCTCCGGCCTGGCGATCGTCCCCTTCCTGTATGGCGGGGTTGTGCAGGAGCACCATTGGCTCAACGACAAGCAGTTCGTCGACGCCGTCGCGGTGGCGATGATCACGCCTGGACCGGTCGTCATTACTGTCGGATTTATCGGCTTCCTGATTGCCGGATTCGCAGGAGCAGTGGTTGCGGCGCTGGCTACGTTCATCCCTTGCTACCTGTTCACCATCATCCCGGCGCCGTACTTCAAGAAATACGGCAAGTTGCCGGGCGTGGTCGCCTTCGTCGACGGGATTACCGCCGCCGCCATCGGCGCCATTACCGGTTCGGTCATCGTGCTGGCACGCCGTTCGATGGTTGATATTCCGACCGTCGTCATCGCGCTGGCCACCGCAGCCCTGCTGTGGCGATTCAAGAAGCTGCAGGAGCCCGTTGTCATTGCCGCTGCAGCGTTTGCCGGCCTGGTTCTTTATCCGCTCATGCATTCGTGA
- a CDS encoding DUF1259 domain-containing protein, which produces MLNRFAVSVAISAALAAPVWAQGPAFDTARIEQAIGMKGSYNAKENVFKVTKPRPNMAAVTGWKIPPFLGASSYAAFTPAGNGEALVMGDNVLYEDEVGPAMDAALQNGLEVTALHNHFFFEEPRIYFMHIDGMGDPAKLGAGVKKVLEAADRVRSQHAAPANQYPAEPVPAQNRITGAPLEAVFGKKGESSNGMFKVSFGHPVKMHGVTAGDAMGANTWAGFAGTDSQAVVDGDFAVSEDELQPVLKSLRGAGINIAAIHQHMTHEEPRLMFLHYWGQGKAQDLAKAVMAAVNLTAAKAQS; this is translated from the coding sequence ATGTTGAACCGTTTTGCTGTTTCTGTCGCCATTTCAGCCGCACTTGCCGCGCCTGTCTGGGCGCAAGGGCCGGCATTCGATACCGCGCGCATTGAACAAGCCATTGGCATGAAGGGCAGCTACAACGCCAAAGAAAACGTCTTCAAGGTAACGAAGCCCCGCCCGAATATGGCGGCTGTGACCGGGTGGAAGATTCCGCCTTTTCTGGGCGCCAGCTCATATGCCGCCTTTACGCCGGCCGGGAACGGCGAGGCGCTGGTCATGGGGGACAACGTCCTGTACGAGGACGAGGTTGGTCCGGCAATGGACGCCGCCCTGCAGAATGGGCTCGAAGTGACCGCCTTGCATAACCACTTTTTCTTTGAAGAGCCTCGCATCTACTTCATGCACATCGACGGCATGGGGGACCCGGCGAAGCTCGGCGCCGGCGTGAAGAAAGTGCTGGAGGCCGCCGACCGCGTCCGGTCGCAGCACGCCGCCCCTGCCAATCAATACCCCGCTGAACCTGTCCCCGCGCAGAACCGGATTACGGGTGCGCCGCTGGAAGCCGTCTTCGGCAAGAAAGGCGAAAGCAGCAACGGGATGTTCAAGGTCTCCTTCGGACATCCGGTCAAGATGCACGGGGTAACCGCGGGCGACGCGATGGGGGCAAACACCTGGGCCGGATTTGCCGGAACCGATAGCCAGGCGGTCGTCGACGGCGATTTTGCCGTGTCGGAGGATGAACTGCAGCCGGTCTTGAAATCCCTGCGCGGCGCCGGCATTAACATCGCCGCGATTCACCAGCACATGACGCACGAGGAACCTCGGCTCATGTTCCTGCATTATTGGGGACAGGGCAAGGCGCAAGACCTGGCCAAGGCAGTCATGGCAGCCGTCAACCTGACAGCGGCGAAGGCGCAGTCATGA
- a CDS encoding FAD-binding oxidoreductase — protein sequence MNSVKADFLVIGAGIAGSSIAYWLSRHAQVIVLERESHAGYHSTGRSAALYMASYGPPQVRALTCASRAFFDAPPAGFCEHPLLTPRGALAFAREGQEAELDAHEALVRLVSSVDRLDKKETLACIPVLKPDGLVGAVLERDAADIDVDGLLQGFLRGVRANGGSVVVDTQVQGLRRYDGQWQVSTNHGVISANVIVNAAGAWADEIGRLAGARPIGLIPKRRSAMLFAPPDGVAAGRWPLFMDTGHSFYVKPDAGLLLGSPFNADPVEPHDVQAEELDIATAIDVIQTQTTMTVRRPKHVWAGLRSFVADGELVGGHDPDVPGFFWAAGQGGYGIQTAPAAGMLYASLVRGEPVPDAVAAFRVDLDALSPKRLR from the coding sequence ATGAACAGTGTGAAAGCAGATTTCCTTGTCATCGGCGCCGGTATCGCCGGGTCATCCATCGCCTACTGGCTGTCGCGGCATGCCCAGGTGATCGTTCTTGAGCGCGAATCCCACGCCGGGTACCACAGCACGGGACGCTCCGCGGCGCTGTACATGGCAAGCTACGGCCCGCCGCAGGTGCGCGCGCTGACGTGCGCGAGCCGGGCCTTCTTCGATGCGCCGCCGGCAGGGTTCTGCGAGCATCCGCTGCTGACGCCGCGCGGCGCCTTGGCCTTTGCGCGGGAAGGGCAGGAAGCCGAGCTGGATGCGCATGAGGCGCTGGTGCGCCTGGTGTCGTCCGTCGACCGCCTCGACAAGAAGGAAACGCTCGCCTGCATCCCCGTGCTGAAACCGGACGGACTGGTCGGCGCGGTGCTGGAGAGGGATGCGGCCGATATTGACGTCGACGGCCTGCTGCAGGGATTCCTGCGCGGCGTGCGCGCCAACGGAGGCAGCGTCGTCGTCGACACGCAGGTGCAGGGTTTGCGTCGATACGATGGCCAGTGGCAGGTGAGCACGAACCACGGCGTCATTTCCGCCAATGTCATCGTCAATGCCGCCGGCGCGTGGGCGGACGAGATCGGCCGTCTGGCCGGCGCCCGTCCGATCGGCTTGATCCCGAAGCGTCGGTCGGCCATGCTCTTCGCGCCTCCGGACGGCGTCGCAGCCGGCCGCTGGCCGCTATTCATGGATACGGGCCATTCCTTTTATGTGAAGCCCGACGCGGGACTGCTGCTCGGTTCGCCGTTCAACGCGGACCCGGTCGAGCCGCACGATGTCCAGGCCGAGGAACTGGACATCGCGACGGCGATCGATGTCATTCAGACGCAGACGACGATGACGGTACGCCGGCCCAAACATGTCTGGGCCGGGCTGCGGTCGTTTGTCGCCGACGGCGAATTGGTCGGCGGCCATGACCCCGATGTGCCTGGATTTTTCTGGGCGGCCGGACAGGGCGGATATGGCATCCAGACTGCCCCTGCAGCCGGGATGCTTTACGCGTCGCTCGTGCGTGGTGAACCCGTTCCCGACGCGGTGGCAGCCTTCCGTGTCGACCTGGATGCGCTCAGTCCGAAGCGCCTCAGGTAG